From a single Candidatus Limnocylindria bacterium genomic region:
- a CDS encoding HAMP domain-containing sensor histidine kinase, which yields MRPPDGRGWRGGVWTGGARPLWWPENEPFPPSRDAWRRAGQRHPPRRYAPMFCAAFLIFVLVVAAFITLLVNAFSAATSGGGLAAFAPLAILFAVVFAIGAGTVGRFARPVADLVDAAERIEAGDYAVRVRARGPRTLRSLATAFNSMSERLESSERERRRLLADVTHELRTPLTVMQGNLEALLDGVYPADKSHLEPILDETRVLSRLVDDLRTLSMAEAGALALHRETTNISELALDSVASFQTQADSAGIALTAETDGTLPQIDVDPVRIREVLTNLLSNALRFTPRGGTVRVTSSVSDGRLLVSVRDSGPGIAPDVLPHVFDRFYKSPESRGAGLGLAIAKSLVVAHGGEIEALSTLGQGTEMRVMLPLAE from the coding sequence ATGCGACCGCCGGACGGCCGCGGCTGGCGCGGGGGTGTGTGGACCGGTGGCGCGCGTCCGTTGTGGTGGCCTGAGAACGAACCGTTCCCGCCCAGCCGCGATGCGTGGCGCCGCGCGGGACAGCGGCACCCGCCCCGCCGCTACGCGCCAATGTTCTGCGCCGCGTTCCTGATCTTCGTGCTCGTGGTCGCGGCGTTCATCACGCTCCTCGTCAACGCGTTCAGCGCCGCGACATCAGGCGGCGGTCTTGCGGCCTTCGCCCCGCTCGCGATCCTCTTCGCCGTCGTCTTCGCGATCGGCGCCGGGACGGTCGGCCGTTTCGCCCGACCGGTTGCCGACCTCGTCGACGCCGCCGAGCGGATCGAGGCCGGCGACTATGCGGTGCGGGTCCGTGCGCGCGGGCCGCGCACGCTGCGCTCGCTCGCCACGGCCTTCAACTCGATGTCCGAGCGTCTCGAGAGCAGCGAACGTGAACGCCGCCGACTCCTGGCCGACGTGACGCACGAGCTCCGCACGCCACTCACCGTCATGCAGGGAAACCTCGAGGCGCTGCTCGACGGCGTCTACCCGGCTGACAAGAGTCACCTTGAGCCAATCCTCGACGAGACCCGCGTGCTCTCGCGGCTCGTCGACGATCTGCGCACGCTGTCGATGGCGGAGGCCGGTGCGCTCGCGCTGCATCGCGAGACGACCAACATCAGCGAGCTCGCTCTCGACTCGGTCGCGTCCTTTCAGACGCAGGCGGACAGTGCGGGCATCGCCCTGACTGCCGAGACCGACGGCACGCTCCCGCAGATCGACGTGGATCCGGTGCGAATCCGCGAAGTGCTCACGAACCTGCTGTCGAACGCACTGCGGTTCACGCCGCGCGGCGGGACCGTTCGCGTCACGAGCTCTGTGTCCGACGGGCGCCTGCTGGTGTCTGTGCGCGACAGCGGCCCCGGCATCGCGCCGGACGTGTTGCCCCATGTGTTCGACCGGTTCTACAAGTCGCCCGAGTCGCGCGGCGCGGGTCTGGGGCTCGCGATCGCCAAGAGCCTGGTCGTGGCACACGGTGGCGAGATCGAGGCACTCAGCACCCTCGGTCAGGGGACCGAGATGCGCGTCATGCTCCCGCTCGCGGAGTAG
- a CDS encoding response regulator transcription factor: MKTVLVVDDEPKIVELARDYLEHAGFAVVSASDGTAALATARASRPDLVVLDLGLPELDGLDVARALRRDSTVPIVMLTGRGDEADKIAGLEIGADDYVTKPFSPKELVARIRAVLRRTERPPDSGDVVRAGDVTLDVPRMRVRVGERSVELTPTEFQLLAALARAPGRIFTRSQLLDAVHGVAFESYERAIDAHVKNIRRKLEPVPNEPRYLLTVYGVGYRFADDES, translated from the coding sequence GTGAAGACGGTCCTCGTCGTCGACGACGAACCGAAGATCGTCGAGCTCGCAAGGGACTACCTCGAGCACGCGGGATTTGCGGTCGTGAGCGCCTCCGATGGGACGGCGGCGCTCGCGACCGCTCGGGCGTCGCGGCCAGATCTCGTCGTGCTCGACCTGGGATTACCTGAGCTCGACGGACTCGACGTGGCTCGGGCGCTCCGCCGCGATTCCACCGTGCCGATCGTCATGCTCACCGGCCGCGGCGACGAGGCCGACAAGATCGCCGGGCTCGAGATCGGCGCCGACGACTACGTCACCAAGCCATTCAGCCCGAAGGAGCTCGTCGCGCGCATCCGCGCGGTGCTCCGACGCACGGAGCGGCCACCCGATTCCGGCGATGTGGTCCGCGCCGGCGATGTCACGCTCGACGTGCCGCGCATGCGCGTTCGCGTCGGCGAACGTTCGGTCGAGCTCACGCCGACGGAGTTCCAGCTCCTCGCGGCGCTCGCGCGCGCCCCCGGTCGAATCTTCACGCGCTCCCAGCTCCTCGACGCTGTTCATGGGGTCGCGTTCGAGTCCTATGAGCGAGCGATCGACGCGCACGTGAAGAACATCCGACGCAAGCTCGAGCCCGTTCCGAACGAGCCACGTTACCTGCTCACCGTGTATGGCGTCGGCTACCGCTTCGCCGACGACGAGTCCTGA